The stretch of DNA CGCGGATTGCCATCTTGACCGTCCAATCCCGTGCTGATCCAACGGCaggccgcacactcctcccctGTTAAATCCCCCTTCCATTCATCCCAATCCTCCCaccagccgccgccaccaccgctccTCCTCCGTTTCCATCTCAGTCAGCTCCAAGCCGTCAACCATGTCCGGCCGTGGCAAGGGCGGGAAGGGGCTGGGCAAGGGCGGCGCCAAGCGTCATCGGAAGGTGCTGCGCGACAACATCCAGGGCATCACCAAGCCGGCCATCCGTCGtctggcgcggcggggcggcgtgaaGCGCATCTCGGGGCTGATCTACGAGGAGACCCGCGGCGTGCTCAAGATCTTCCTGGAGAACGTCATCCGCGACGCCGTCACCTACACCGAGCACGCCCGCCGCAAGACCGTCACCGCCATGGACGTCGTCTACGCGCTCAAGCGCCAGGGCCGCACCCTCTACGGATTCGGCGGCTGACCTGCGCCCGCTGCTGCTCCATCGAGTCGACTCTGCCAGCTGCTGCTGCTATTGTTCTGGTGCTATGGTTTCGTTTCTGAGTTCGTGCGTTGCTGTTCCATCAGTCTGTGTAGTTAGTGGAAGGTGATGGATCTGAATGTAATGGGATTGTTGCTTCTTGCAAGAAACGAATCTGAATGCAATGGAAGTTGTGCTGCATCTCTCCATACGACTTTACCCCTTGGCTTTTTCCTGTACATTCTGAACTTTCTCGGCAAGAACATCAATGATGGCTCTTTCAGTTCGTTTTGATCTTTTGCTGAATGGGCTCCAAAAAATTTCGGTCTCAAACTTCATACCACGTTTTGATTTTTTGTTGTCAGTGACAATTTTGGGTTGTGCAGAAACATTCTCTGAATGTAAGTGTTTTTCTTTCATCATTCATACTCATCTGTGTTCTAAAACTCTGCAGGATGGCAGAATTTTAGTCCAGTCAAATGGTTATAGAATTGACCATTGCTCAGCATAAAAGCTGGCTAACTTGTACTGACGTGAGAAGGCAAAAAACATCTTACAATCATCTTGTGCTAGTACTTTGTCAACTGCTATTTTGCTACCGGGCCATGTTTTTCTCCGGTTTTCTCCTCTTTGATGGTGAGTGCCCAAGGTTTCCATCGGTTGGCTAACATTTGAATTTCAATCCTTTCATGAGTTATCTTAACAAATGAACTTTTCCACCTCCTCGCAAAGGAAAAAAAGCAACATAGATTTGATGCAGGCAAGGATAGGCTGAATTAAAGTGAAACTAACATTGTTTTGGATATGGCTCTACCTCTTAAGAAATAAAGCATC from Triticum dicoccoides isolate Atlit2015 ecotype Zavitan chromosome 6A, WEW_v2.0, whole genome shotgun sequence encodes:
- the LOC119314417 gene encoding histone H4; translated protein: MSGRGKGGKGLGKGGAKRHRKVLRDNIQGITKPAIRRLARRGGVKRISGLIYEETRGVLKIFLENVIRDAVTYTEHARRKTVTAMDVVYALKRQGRTLYGFGG